A window from Nycticebus coucang isolate mNycCou1 chromosome X, mNycCou1.pri, whole genome shotgun sequence encodes these proteins:
- the LOC128577388 gene encoding non-histone chromosomal protein HMG-14-like produces the protein MQKRKVSSAEGAGKEEPKRRSARLSAKPAPAKVETKPKKAAARDKSSVKKVQPKGKRGAKGKQAEVANQETKEDLPAENGETKTEENPAADEAGEKEAKSD, from the coding sequence ATGCAGAAGAGGAAGGTCAGCTCTGCCGAAGGAGCGGGGAAGGAAGAGCCCAAGAGGAGGTCGGCGCGGTTGTCAGCTAAACCTGCTCCTGCGAAAGTGGAAACGAAGCCAAAAAAGGCAGCAGCAAGGGATAAATCTTCAGTCAAAAAAGTGCAAccgaaagggaaaagaggagcaaagggaaagcaggccgaagtggctaaccaagaaactaaagaagatTTACCAGCAGAAAACggagaaactaaaactgaggAGAATCCAGCCGCTGAcgaagcaggagagaaagaagccaagtctGATTAA